The genomic region ATGGTGTGTTCTATGTTATGATGGATTTTCCTTGTTGGATGTTCCTGTAGGATATTAGAATTTAAAGTTTCATTTGATAGGCGTACATATTTGTTTCAGTATTAAAGATGATGACACTTGTTCCCAATCTCgttattttcttgttgatttttgtaTATGAAGAGCATACTTACACTATGAAGGTGTTGAATTGTTGAACAAACTACTTGAATTTATGCTAGGCAGCATTACCTTGCATTGCAGGTGGCTGATTCCGCAATGAACTTTCTTTCTTATGCAGAAGCAGTATGCAAAACTTTAAAAACTCTACTTTTTGAATGAAACCTATGTGGTATTTATGTACTTTGTAGATATCTGCAGGTTTGCACATCTTGTAGTTTtgtgaaaaaatattatttttgaataaaagtACCTTGTAATAAGCTTTTGGAGGAAAGCTGTTGTCTCTTGTTGAGCTAAGCCTTTGTTCTTTTTGGCAACTTGATTCTATGTAATGATTCATTGCTTTTAAGCACTTTGGTGATCAAACATTTGTTTATGTATTGTTCATTAGCTGCTGTTTCAGAATCACTTGTAGAAAAgccattaattgttgatgaaccTATTGAGGTACTGCAAAAACACCAACTGGATGCTATAGGTATGAAGAATTCTTTGCTGTCAATGATTTGAGACATCGTTTCAAAGAAAAACAAAGGATGTTAGAAGTGTCTTTGTGGTAGAGTGTATAAGTTTTTTCTACATTTAAGACGTACATAAGAATACCCTACATACGGGATCAAAATTTCAGTGTTAAAGCCACAAATAATTAGTGATTTCTTTGTTCAAAGTTATTGTATTTCTGGTGCAGTGTCTTCCAATGAGATCCGTGATGCTTTGAACAATAAAGCCCTTCAAGAACTAGTTTGCAGCATTAATTGTTCCCCAAATCCTGAGAACGTAAGATAGACGACACTTCCTTTTTTCTTGTTCCCGATCTATTAGTCTATGTTCGCTACTCCCTCCATTTCACAACGTTAGTCATTTTcactttcaaaaattaatttttgaatgtaGTCATCCAAATACATTATTTTTAATGTATCTAAGAAGTGAAAGTGACTAAAGTTGTTGAACATAACAGTGTATTGAGCTGCTTGCCTAGCAATCATAGCTCAATTGTTACAGTTTTAATAATCATTACTACTTATTAGCTTCTAGTTGTAATAGTCACCGAGGAAAACTTACACAGAAATTTCCTTGAAAATTTGTGTTGCTTTGGTCAGGAACTTGATAAAGCTATGGCTGAGGAGGCATTTCACTTGTTCACAGATAAGGTAATGCTATTTGCTGATTAGCATGTGCAGTCTCCTCAACTGCATTGTTAATCCTTAACAGTATTGAGTCATATTGGATAAACCTTTAGCCTTACTCTTCCTTGTTCTTCATTGGTTGACAGATTTTATCAACTATCAATCCCTAACTGCATGTACTAGTTGCTGAAAGAAGAGTTTGTAGCAGAAAGTTAAATGTGAGAAGAGTTGACGATAAACTAAATTTTACGGTGTTTGGTTAGTTATTTTCTGTAGTGTTATTTGTACTTAATTTTGGAACTTATTTTAAAGCACAGACGAAGGTGTCTcttaactaaatttaaaaaatgagtCCCAGTTTTTCTCCCAAACCCAAACAGTGATTCACAGATATCTCAATATCTGATGGTGTCTCTTAAAATGAGATCTAAAGTTGAGTACATGTAATATTTTTCATTTGTATAGTTCTGTGCCCAACATGATGATTCAACTTTTTCATATGCAGCAAATTTTGTATCTTAATTGAGCCAATGTATGGGTgaaaaaatattactttgaatGCAGTTGACATTGGAGGTATAATTCCCAAATCTTCATATCTTGTTGCCTTCTTGTATCTTtattatattttgttaagttttaacTGCTCAATATATCAGGAGATTTCATGTGTTGATAATGACACGGAACCAACTTGGATGTCCAATTATTGAATTTTGTCAAGATAAAGAGCAGTGGATGATTGAGCAATAATGCCAAAATTAATCTAATTTAAGTGAGCTTTTATTATAAATCTTTAGTTACCGTAAGTTATCAACTTTCGAATGATTGGACAATAAAAACTACTTACAAACCAAATTGGATTGGTCTATTGGTTAACTCACTAGTCTGCTTAAACAAGTATTGGGGGTTCAAATCCCACCTTGTGCATGCATCAATCTATTAGCCAGTGGCAAACcctttaaatggagctcagtatcGCGACAAATTAGTCTTTGATATGTCGGGTTGGGAAATACCGTCGAAACCAAAAATAAACACTACTTGCACAAGATCTACTTACACAAGATTGATTTGACATTCTGTTGTGAAGTTACTTTATATA from Arachis ipaensis cultivar K30076 chromosome B02, Araip1.1, whole genome shotgun sequence harbors:
- the LOC107625153 gene encoding zinc finger HIT domain-containing protein 3 isoform X1, whose protein sequence is MGLKQCQVCNEAQSKYKCPSCYVPYCSLACFKNHKEFPCEKPSAQEDKTTAVSESLVEKPLIVDEPIEVLQKHQLDAIVSSNEIRDALNNKALQELVCSINCSPNPENELDKAMAEEAFHLFTDKILSTINP
- the LOC107625153 gene encoding zinc finger HIT domain-containing protein 3 isoform X2; the protein is MGLKQCQVCNEAQSKYKCPSCYVPYCSLACFKNHKEFPCEKPSAQEDKTKSLVEKPLIVDEPIEVLQKHQLDAIVSSNEIRDALNNKALQELVCSINCSPNPENELDKAMAEEAFHLFTDKILSTINP